The following coding sequences are from one Solea solea chromosome 4, fSolSol10.1, whole genome shotgun sequence window:
- the LOC131459005 gene encoding rho GTPase-activating protein 22-like, with translation MGLSCFKSWKNDSTGHKGNRDVLASPGSYFFLSNSAGQGDEWLKSLNKGVWIPFTGVFGQSLEETVLYERRYGMRLVPLVVEQCVTFIRERGLHEVGLFRQPGQASLVKELQEAFDSGERPSFDSSTDIHTVASLLKLYLRQLPEPLVPYSCYQDFLLCGQRLRSDRARGLEELRILLHELPVANFNLLNFICQFLNEVQSYSGSNKMSDQNLATVFGPNILRAKAQDPQSIMGGAALVHVLMLELIRGHESLFAKVSPPASDRPPGGRRASPSALRQPHLHSSPCLRQLSMPLIAERSRDPGQSASDARTDSCAYSSAANSDSSWAQKRLLGHRYTSSHPENCFYPLPSLNQSPQNHGDRLDYHQGRAGEGSSSSHVQASSSSLQLQDSSTSRLTVTGWTKVWPGPAEADAGFWTSAAAEEEGAEPEPASGGSSDAQEDSATSAYDNLDGAPSRQRAEDDDKEDDEDNDSVGHVGSGEEEAELGEAGKTRDSSSSWSSCEGLPLDECIDVVEPVGSPQKPERLASSREEEEENKGNHEHIITDDDDDDDSIHHPNSPASVICDSPLSTGSSEVFLPSGPADLHGPESLPQSAEAHSLLGKLQQQMAQQRSEYQARIQRLERCNDVLKRQVAVLRLSLEQQRRSQSVAELKIRNMERAKADADLHNDTLQREMEMFFQMYGEIKRKAGDGARGSL, from the exons ATGGGACTCAGCTGTTTCAAGTCCTGGAAAAATGACAGTACAGGCCACAAAG GAAACAGAGATGTGTTGGCCAGTCCGGGCTCGTATTTCTTCCTGTCCAACAGCGCCGGTCAGGGTGATGAGTGGTTGAAGAGCCTCAACAAGGGGGTGTGGATTCCTTTTACAG GGGTGTTTGGGCAGAGCTTGGAGGAGACGGTGCTGTATGAGCGGCGTTATGGGATGCGTTTGGTTCCTCTGGTGGTTGAGCAGTGCGTGACCTTCATCCGGGAGCGCGGCCTGCATGAAGTGGGCTTGTTTCGTCAGCCTGGACAGGCCAGTCTGGtgaaggagctgcaggaggCTTTCGATTCAGGCGAGAGACCGTCCTTCGACAG TAGCACAGATATCCACACGGTGGCTTCCCTGCTGAAGCTCTACCTCAGACAGCTGCCTGAGCCTTTGGTGCCTTACAGCTGCTACCAGGACTTCCTGCTGTGTGGACAGAGGCTGAGGAGTGACCGCGCACGG GGTTTGGAGGAGTTGAGGATTCTCCTGCATGAGTTGCCAGTCGCAAACTTCAACCTACTCAACTTTATTTGCca GTTTCTGAATGAAGTGCAGAGTTATTCTGGGAGCAACAAAATGAGCGACCAAAACCTGGCCACTGTGTTTGGGCCAAACATCCTCCGAGCAAAGGCACAGGACCCGCAAAGCATCATGGGAG GTGCAGCGCTCGTCCATGTGCTGATGCTGGAGTTGATTCGAGGTCACGAGTCTCTGTTTGCCAAAGTCTCTCCGCCCGCCTCCGACCGCCCCCCTGGAGGTCGTCGCGCGTCGCCGAGCGCTCTGCGACAGCCTCACCTTCACTCGTCACCCTGCCTTCGCCAACTGTCCATGCCGCTCATCGCAGAGCGCTCCCGAGATCCGGGACAGTCTGCTTCTGATGCGCGGACCGACAG CTGCGCCTACTCTTCTGCAGCCAACTCTGACTCGTCCTGGGCCCAGAAGAGACTCCTCGGCCACCGCTACACCTCGTCCCACCCAGAGAACTGCTTCTACCCCCTGCCTTCCTTAAATCAGTCCCCTCAGAACCACGGTGACAGACTGGATTATCACCAGGGTCGTGCTGGTGAAGGATCATCTTCTTCACATGTCCAAGCGTCTTCATCTAGCCTCCAGCTGCAAGACAGCTCCACGTCCAGACTGACGGTCACAGGCTGGACAAAGGTGTGGCCGGGGCCGGCGGAGGCCGACGCTGGTTTCTGGACTTCTGCTGCGGCAGAGGAAGAAGGtgcagaaccagaaccagcgAGTGGGGGCAGCAGTGATGCTCAGGAGGACAGCGCCACTTCTGCTTATGACAACCTGGACGGAGCGCCTTCACGTCAGAGGGCGGAGGATGACGATAAGGAAGACGATGAAGACAATGATTCAGTCGGCCACGTTGGAAGTGGTGAGGAAGAAGCAGAGTTAGGGGAAGCCGGGAAGACAAGAGACTCCTCTTCTTCGTGGTCTTCCTGTGAGGGTCTACCACTGGACGAGTGCATTGACGTTGTGGAGCCAGTTGGTTCACCACAAAAACCTGAAAGGTTAGCCTCAAGTcgggaagaggaagaggaaaacaagGGCAATCACGAacacatcatcactgatgatgatgatgatgatgacagcatCCATCATCCCAACTCTCCAGCCTCTGTAATCTGTGACAGCCCTCTGAGTACGGGAAGTTCAGAGGTGTTCCTCCCCTCCGGTCCCGCAGACCTCCATGGACCTGAATCTCTGCCACAGTCTGCGGAGGCTCACTCGCTCCTGGgtaaactgcagcagcagatggCTCAGCAGAGGTCCGAGTACCAGGCCAGGATACAGAG GTTGGAGCGCTGCAACGACGTCCTGAAGCGGCAGGTGGCCGTGCTGCGGCTCAGTCTGGAGCAGCAGAGGCGCAGCCAGAGCGTCGCCGAGCTCAAGATCCGCAACATGGAGCGAGCCAAGGCCGACGCGGACCTCCACAACGACACGCtgcagagagagatggagatgtTCTTCCAGATGTACGGGGAGATCAAGCGGAAGGCCGGGGACGGAGCGAGAGGGAGCCTCTGA